Within the Streptomyces sp. YIM 121038 genome, the region GGCATCGTGGACACGGAGCCGTACCGCAAGCTGGGCCGCAACCAGCTGCGCGTGGCGATGTTCCCGGCCATCGACCCGGCGGACGTCGAGGCGCTGACGCGCTGCGTGGACTACGTGATCGACAAGCTGTAACGGCACCTTTGACACAGCGAAGGGCCCGGCGCGCACCCAGCGCGCCGGGCCCTTCACCGTTCCCCTTCACCGTTCCCCGGCCCCGGCCCCGGTCGTCACCGGCTCAGCGCCTTGAACTTCCGTACCGCGAGCGGCAGGAACAGCGCGGTCAGGGCCAGCGGCCACACCGCCGCCATGAGGACGGCGTGCTGCTCGACCCAACTGGCGCCGCCCGCACCCGGGTTGCCGAACAGCTCGCGCGCGGCGGTGCCCGTGGACGACACCGGGTTCCACGCGGCGACGGGGGCGAGCCAGTCGGGCATCAGGGACGGCGCCACGAACACGCTGGAGATCATCGTGAGGGGGAAGGCCACCGCGTACAGACCGCCCGCCGCCTCCGGGGTGGGGACGACGAAGCCGAGCCACACGCCGACCCAGATCAGGCTGAAGCGCAGGAGCAGCAGCAGGGCGAAGGCGGTCAGGGCGTTGCCCGCGCCGTTGTCGGGGCGCCAGCCGATGGCCACGGCGGTGAGCGCGAGGATCGTCAGCTCGGCGCAGGCCACGACGAGGTCGGCGAGGCCGCGCCCGGCGGCCACGGCGGACGGCGCCATGGGCATGGAGCGGAAGCGGTCGATGACGCCCTTGGACGCGTCGGTGACGACGCCCATCGCGGTGTTCATGAAGCCGAAGGCCATCGTCATCACGAACATGCCGGGCATCAGGAAGTCCTTGTAGTCGCCCGTGCCGCCGGGCACCTTCATCGCCTCGCCGAAGACGAAGCCGTACAGGAGCACGCTGATGATGGGGAAGCCGAGCTGCCAGGCGATGAGGACGGGCACGCGCCGGAAGTGGGTGAGGTAGCGCCGGGCGATGTTCAGGGTGTCGGCGACGGCCCAGTAGGCGCGGCCGTGCGCGGGGCCCGGGCCCGCGGCCAGGGCGGACGGCCCGTCGGGGGTCAGTACGTCGCTCATGCCGCCGCCTCCGTCCGGGGCGTCCGCTCGCTCTTCGCCCCCGTGAGTTTCAGGAACACGTCGTCCAGGCTCGGCCGCCGCAGGCCCACGTCCTCCACGGCGATGCCCTCGTCCCGCAGGGTGCGGGCGACGTCGGCGAGGGCGCCGACGCGGTCGGTGACCGCGGCCCGTACGCGCCGCTCGGCGTCGACCGCCTCGGGCTCGCCGTCGGCGACGCGCGCCACGGCCTTCACCGCGGCGGGCAGGTCGGCGGCCGCGCTGACGACGACCTCCAGCTGGCTGCCGCCGACGGTGGCCTTGAGGCCGTCGGGGGTGTCGTCGGCGATGGCGCGCCCCTGGTCGATGACGGTGACGCGGGAGGCGAGGCGGTCGGCCTCCTCCAGATACTGCGTGGTGAGGAGCACGGTCGTCCCACCGGCCACCAAGTCCCTCACGGAGTCCCATACTTCGCTGCGGCCGCGCGGGTCGAGGCCGGTGGTCGGCTCGTCGAGGAACAGTACGGACGGGGCGAGGATCATGGACGCGGCGAGGTCGAGGCGGCGCCGCATGCCGCCGCTGTACTGCCCGGCGCCCTTGTCGGCGGCGGCTTCGAGGCCGAACCGCTCCAGGAGCTCCTGCGCGCGGCGGGCGGCCCGGCGCGCGCCGAGGTGGAAGAGGCGGCCGAACATCTCCAGGTTCTGCCGGCCGGTGAGGACCTCGTCGACGGCCGCGTACTGACCGGTGAGGCCGATGCGGCCGCGCACGACGGCCGGTTCGCGCCCGACGTCGGCGCCGCCGACGGTGGCACGGCCGCCGTCGGGGCGGACCAGGGTGGCCAGGACGCGCACGGCCGTGGTCTTGCCCGCGCCGTTCGGCCCGAGCAGGCCGTGGACCGTGCCGTGCGCGACGGTCAGGTCGAAGCCGTCGAGGGCCTTCTTGTCGCCGTACCGCTTCTCCAGACCACGGGCCGCCACCGCGTACTCCCCGCGGGCCGCCGCCGCGTACTCCCCGCGGTCCGCGACCCCGCGCTCCCCTCGGTCCGCCACCGCACGCTCTCCGCGGTCCGCCCCGCGTGTGTGTTCACCCATCACCGCTCCACCATCCGTTCCCCCTCGTCACGCCCTTGCCGACCCTTGCTGAGTACACCGTACCCAATAGAGAGTACGCCGTACTCAGTTTCTGTCCAAGGGCTTATCGTGAGATCCATGACGACCACGGAGACCAGCGGCAGCGGCGACATCACCCGCAGCCTCGAACTGCTCTGGGGCGACGGCGAGCGCCCCACCCGCGGCCCCAAGCCGGCCCTGACCCTGGAGCGGATCGTCACCGCCGCGGTCGCCCTCGCCGACGCCGAGGGCATCGCCGCCGTCTCGATGCGCCGCCTCTCGCAGGAGCTGGGCACCGGCACGATGTCGCTGTACCGCTATCTGCCGGGCAAGGCCGAGCTGCTGGACCTGATGCTCAACCACGTCCAGGCGCCCACCGACGACGAGGACGCCTTCACCGGCGGCTGGCGCGCCGGTGTCGAGGCGTACGCCCGCGAGGTCCTGGAGCGCCACCGCGCGCACCCCTGGCTGCTCCAGGTCAACCAGTCGCGGCCGGTGCTCGGCCCGAGCGCCGTCGGCGGTCTGGAGAAGGTCCTGTCCCGCATCAAGCCCATGGGCCTGCGCGACCCGGAGCTGATCTCGGTCCTGATCCTCGTCGAGGGGTACGTCACCGGGGTCGCGCGCATGCAGACGCAGTCGGTGGAGGCCGAGGCCGCCGGGCTCTCCGAGGAGGCCTTCTGGGAGAAGCAGGGGCCGGTGCTCGGCCGGATCATGACCAGCGGCAGCTATCCGCTGGTGGCCGGGCTCTCCGACGACACGTTCGGCCCGGACTTCGACCACTTCGAGTTCGGGCTCCAGCGGATCCTGGACGGACTCGACGCCCTGGTCGCACAGCGCGAGAGCGCGGCGGGGCGGCAGCAGGGGTGACAGACGGGCCCGCCTCTGTCTGTATGGAGGGATGAAGCCGAATCCCGCGCGTCCGGCGAGCCCGGAGCTCGCCCGGTTCGAGAAACAGCAGGCGGTCCTGCTGACCAGCCACAAGAAGGACGGCACCGGCGTCGGCACCCCGGTCCACTTCGCGGTCGACGGCGACCACGCGTACTTCCGCACCTTCGGCAGGGCGGGCAAGGTCAAGCGGCTGCGCCGGGACCCGCGGGTGGAGATCGCGCCCTCGACGCTGCGCGGCAAGCCCACCGGGCCCGGGATCACCGCACGGGTGCGGCGCCTCGAACACGGCACCGGCGAGGACGCGCGCGCCTCCCGCCTCATCGCCCGCAAGTACCCCGTGCAGCAGGGCGTGCTCGTCCCGCTGTGGCACAAGCTCCGCCGGGACGCGACGCTGCACTACGAGGTCCGGCCGGTCACGGGGCCCGGGGAGAAGACTCCCCCGGCGCCCTAGCGGGCCTGGTGGGCCGACGGCTGCCTCATCCGCCGCGCCGGAACAGACGCTTGAGGCCGAGCCCCGCGAGCACCACCGCCCCCAGGACCACCGCCCCCTTGGTCGCGCCCCCGGTGAAGCCGCCGTCCCCGTCACCGGAGCCCCCGCCGTCCGACGAGCCGCCCCCGCCACCCGCGCCCTTCACCTCGACGGCCTCGACGTCGCTCTGCTCGCCCTCCGTGCCGTACATCAGGTGGCTGCCGTCGGGGCTGTACGTCACGGACTCGCCCTGGCGCTGGAGCGGGACGCGCAGGCGGCCCTCGCGCTTGATCCTGCCCTCGCCGCGCCAGGCGAAGGCGACGCCGCCGAAGTAGCCGCGCAGGGCGAGGTGCTTGCCGTCGGGCGAGAAGGCGCCGTCGGTGACCCACAGGTCGGTGCTCGCGACACGGCGGAAGACGTTGGTGCCGGAGGTGGAGAGGCGGGCCGGGCCCTCGTAGAGGGAGCCGCCGTCCTCCTTCTTGTCGGCGATGTACACGCGGCCCGTCCTCGGGTGGACCATGAGCGCCTCGGCGTCGCGCGGCCCGTCGGCGTACTTCACGACGTACTGCGTGGCGCGGACCGACTGGTCCTTGAGCTCCTTGGGCTCGGGCAGCTTGTAGACCCACACGAAGGACCACTTGCCGCCGAGGTTGTCGCCGATGTCGCCGACGTACAGGCTGCCGTCGGGGCCCATCGAGATGGCCTCGACGTCGCGCGGCTTGCCGACGCCGGTCATGGTGATCCGGGCGACGGTCTTGCCGGTCCTGCTGTCGACGGCGTACAGGTAGGCGCCGCTGTCCTGGTCGTTGTGGGTCCAGTAGACGCCGGGGTGGGCGCGCGAGGGCACCAGGCCGCTGGACTCGGTGATGCGCGGGTCCTCGATGGTGAACCCGTCGTTGCCCGCCTTGCCGTCGGCCAGGGCGGGGCCGCCGGACGCCACCAGGACCGCAGCCACCACCGCCGCGGCCCCGGCCGCGCACACCCTCGAAGAACGCATGGCTCCAAGCCTGCCACCCCGCGCCCCGGCGGCAGGTGGCCAGGCTCACATCGCAGCGCACGGGCGCGATCCGCGATGATGAGCGGATGCTCAGGTTCATGTTCGTCGGCGACTCGATGACCATCGGCAGCGCCGGGGAACACACCTGGCGCTACTGGATGTGGCAGCATCTGTGCGCCACGCTCGGCGCCCCCTTCAAGGTCGTCGGCCCCCGCGAGGCCCTCTACGACAAGGCGGCCGAGGCCCCCACGTCGTACGCGTACGCCCAACCGGACTTCCCGCGGCGCCACTTGGCGGGCTGGGGCGAGGGCTGGCAGCACATGGTGCCGCTGATCGAGGACGCGGTGCGGCGGGAGCGGGCGGACGTGCTGCTCGTCTCCCTCGGCCTGATCGACCTCGGCTTCTACACCAACGCCGAGCAGACCGCCGCGAACGTCCGCGCCTTCGTGACGGCGGCCCGCGCCGCCAACCCGCGCGTCGCGATCGCCGTGCTCCCCGTCATCCC harbors:
- a CDS encoding ABC transporter permease translates to MSDVLTPDGPSALAAGPGPAHGRAYWAVADTLNIARRYLTHFRRVPVLIAWQLGFPIISVLLYGFVFGEAMKVPGGTGDYKDFLMPGMFVMTMAFGFMNTAMGVVTDASKGVIDRFRSMPMAPSAVAAGRGLADLVVACAELTILALTAVAIGWRPDNGAGNALTAFALLLLLRFSLIWVGVWLGFVVPTPEAAGGLYAVAFPLTMISSVFVAPSLMPDWLAPVAAWNPVSSTGTAARELFGNPGAGGASWVEQHAVLMAAVWPLALTALFLPLAVRKFKALSR
- a CDS encoding ATP-binding cassette domain-containing protein, with the protein product MAARGLEKRYGDKKALDGFDLTVAHGTVHGLLGPNGAGKTTAVRVLATLVRPDGGRATVGGADVGREPAVVRGRIGLTGQYAAVDEVLTGRQNLEMFGRLFHLGARRAARRAQELLERFGLEAAADKGAGQYSGGMRRRLDLAASMILAPSVLFLDEPTTGLDPRGRSEVWDSVRDLVAGGTTVLLTTQYLEEADRLASRVTVIDQGRAIADDTPDGLKATVGGSQLEVVVSAAADLPAAVKAVARVADGEPEAVDAERRVRAAVTDRVGALADVARTLRDEGIAVEDVGLRRPSLDDVFLKLTGAKSERTPRTEAAA
- a CDS encoding TetR/AcrR family transcriptional regulator — translated: MTTTETSGSGDITRSLELLWGDGERPTRGPKPALTLERIVTAAVALADAEGIAAVSMRRLSQELGTGTMSLYRYLPGKAELLDLMLNHVQAPTDDEDAFTGGWRAGVEAYAREVLERHRAHPWLLQVNQSRPVLGPSAVGGLEKVLSRIKPMGLRDPELISVLILVEGYVTGVARMQTQSVEAEAAGLSEEAFWEKQGPVLGRIMTSGSYPLVAGLSDDTFGPDFDHFEFGLQRILDGLDALVAQRESAAGRQQG
- a CDS encoding PPOX class F420-dependent oxidoreductase, with amino-acid sequence MKPNPARPASPELARFEKQQAVLLTSHKKDGTGVGTPVHFAVDGDHAYFRTFGRAGKVKRLRRDPRVEIAPSTLRGKPTGPGITARVRRLEHGTGEDARASRLIARKYPVQQGVLVPLWHKLRRDATLHYEVRPVTGPGEKTPPAP
- a CDS encoding WD40 repeat domain-containing protein, with translation MRSSRVCAAGAAAVVAAVLVASGGPALADGKAGNDGFTIEDPRITESSGLVPSRAHPGVYWTHNDQDSGAYLYAVDSRTGKTVARITMTGVGKPRDVEAISMGPDGSLYVGDIGDNLGGKWSFVWVYKLPEPKELKDQSVRATQYVVKYADGPRDAEALMVHPRTGRVYIADKKEDGGSLYEGPARLSTSGTNVFRRVASTDLWVTDGAFSPDGKHLALRGYFGGVAFAWRGEGRIKREGRLRVPLQRQGESVTYSPDGSHLMYGTEGEQSDVEAVEVKGAGGGGGSSDGGGSGDGDGGFTGGATKGAVVLGAVVLAGLGLKRLFRRGG
- a CDS encoding GDSL-type esterase/lipase family protein, with the translated sequence MLRFMFVGDSMTIGSAGEHTWRYWMWQHLCATLGAPFKVVGPREALYDKAAEAPTSYAYAQPDFPRRHLAGWGEGWQHMVPLIEDAVRRERADVLLVSLGLIDLGFYTNAEQTAANVRAFVTAARAANPRVAIAVLPVIPNVRAHDDAAFAAEVTRFNELLAKTVADLDTPASALLLASPPDPYDIHYDTYDGTHPNERGERKLADAYASALAQAWDLGAVPAPR